Genomic DNA from Halobaculum sp. CBA1158:
GAGTACCCCGAAGAGGTCGGCGTCGTCGCGTGGGGCACCCCGACGGTCAGGACCCGCGGGGAGACCATCGCGCAGGTGCTCGCGCTGATGGGCGTCGAGCCGGTCTGGTCGGACGCCGGCCGCGTCGAGGACGTGGAGCCGATCCCGCTTTCGGAGCTCGACCGCCCGCGGGTCGACGTGACGACGCGCGTCTCGGGGCTGTTCCGGGACGCCTTCCCCGCGGCCGCGGGGGTGATCCACGACGCGGTGGACGCCGTCGTCGACCTCGACGAGCCCCACGAGATGAACTACGTGAAGAAGCACGTCGAGGAGGAGACGGCGGAGCTCGCCGCCGAGGGCGTCGACGACCCCGAGGCCGCCGCGCGCCACCGCGTGTTCACGACGAAGCCCGGCGGCTACGGCGCGGGCACGAACAAGGCCGTCGACGAGGGCAACTGGGACGACCGCTCGGACCTGGCGGACGTGTACACCCAGTGGGGCGGCTACGCCATGGGGAAACGCGGGAGCGTCAGCGAGGCGCACGACAGCTTCGCCCGGCGGCTCTCGGGCGTCGAGGCGACCGTGAAGATCGAGGACACCGACGAGCAGGACGAGTTCGACTCCTCGGACTGGTACGCGTTCCACGGCGGGTTCATCACCGCCGTCACCGAGCACGCCGGCGAGGAGCCCGCCTCCTACGTCGGCGACTCGGCCGACCCCGACGACGTGCGGGTGTACACGAACGAGGAGAAGGTCAGGAAGACGATGCGCTCCAGAGTTCTGAACCCGCGCTGGCTCGACTCCATGGAGGAGCACGGCTACAAGGGCGCGGGCGACCTCTCGACGACGGTCGACGTCGTCCTCGGCTGGGACGCGACCACGGGCGTCGTCAGCGACACGCTCTGGGAGGCAGTCGCCGAGGCGTACGCCCTCGACGACGACCGCCGCGAGTGGATGCAGGAGGTGAACCCCTGGGCGGTCGACTCCATCGCCGACGCCCTGCTGGAGGCGATCGACCGCGGGCTGTGGGACGCCGCGGACGCGACTGAGGAGCGCCTGCGCGACCTGAAACTCCGCAACGAGGGCGCGATCGAGGAGCGCGAGACGCGCGACCCCGACGCGCTCGCGGACGCCGCGGGCGACGACTGAGAACCGAGCCACCGAGCACACGACACACCGCATGAACGACACACCCGACGCGACGGAGACGGCGGAGGAATCGACGGACGGAACGGCGAGCGACGGCCGCGAGGCGTACGCGGACCTCGGCGCGACGACCGAGGCCGCGATGGACATCGCGGAGACGAGCATGGACCGCGTCCACGAGCTGGTCCCGCAGGAGACGCTCGCGGACCGACTGCGCGCGAAGGCGGTCCACGCCACGGGCGACCCCGAGTTCCAGCACCTCGTGCGCTTCGCCGGCGACGACGAGGACGAACCGGTCCGCGCCGGCGCGCGAGCCGTCCTCGACGAGCGACCGATCGTCACCGACATCACGATGGTGAAGGCCGGGATCACCGGCCGCGGGCACGACTGCGAGGTGCGCAAGGCGATCGGCAACGGCGCGGAGCTGGCCGCAGAGACGGGGATGACGCGGACCGCGGCGGCCGTCCTCGAGCTCGACCGCGAGGGCGTCTACGACGGCGCGATCGCGGTCGTCGGCAACGCGCCCACCGCGGCGCTGGCGCTTTCCGACTGCATCGAGGACGGCACCCGCCCGGCGGTCGTCGTCGCCACCCCGGTGGGCTTCGTGAAGGCCGCCGACTCCCGCAAGCGCGTCCGGAAGGTCTGCGCCGAGCACGGCGTTCCCGCGGTGACGAACGTGGGACGCCGCGGCGGGAGCGGCCTCGCGGCCGGCCTGACGAACGAACTCGTTCACGTCGCCAGCGACGCCCGGGACGGCGAGGTCTCCCTGGAGGCCTCGGGGCTGGCGAGCGACGAGGACGCGGAGCCGCGAGACGGGGAGGGAGATCTGTGACCGGTCGGGACGACGGCGACCCGGAGCCCGGTCTCGACCTCCCGGACCGCCCGGGAGTCGCCGCGAGCGCGGAGCCGGAGCCGCACGCCGGCGACGAGCCGGTCGTCCACGCGATCGGGATCGGTCCGGGGAACCCCGAACTCCTGACGCGCCGCGGCGGCCGCCTGCTCCGCGAGGCGGACGTGGTCGTCGGCTTCGAGACCGTCGTCGACTACGTCGCCGACGAGACGGACGCCGACCTGCTGACGTGCGGCTACCGCGACGAGCGCGAGGCGCTGGCGCGGTTCGCCCGCCGCGTCGCCGCCGGCGACCGCGGGGTCGCCGTGCTGATGGGCGACCCGAACCACTCGGGCTACCAGTTCCTCGGGAAGGTCGAGGCGGCCGTCGACGCGCCGGTCCGCGTGGTTCCGGGGATCTCCTCGGTACAGGTGGCCGCGAGCCGGGCGCGGACGCCGCTGGAGGACTCGACGTTCGTCACGCTCCACGTCCGCGGCGACGTGACCGCGGACCTCGACCGGCTCGTCGGCGACGCCGGGGACCGGCACCTGATCGTCATTCCCCGTCCGTACGACTGGATGCCCGAGGACGTGGCGGGGCGGCTGGTCGACGCGGGAGCCGACCCAGCGCTCGACGCGCTCGTCATGGAGCGGCTCACCCACTCGGACGAGGCGATCACGCGGACCGACCTCGGATCGCTCGCCGAGGACGCCGGCGGCGACGCCCCGGAGGACAGCCCGTTCTCGGACCTGTCGGTGCTGGTCGTGCGACGGAACTCAGATCGGGTCTGATAGCGGGTCCCCGTTCAGAACGTGTACGCCATCATCGCCTCGTCGACGTACTCGTCGCCGATGGTGTAGTGGTCGCGGCGGATCGCCTCCGTCTCCCAGCCGTGGTCGCCGAGGAACTCCAGGGCGGCGGCGTTCGTCACCGGGACGCTGTTGTACACCTTCCGGAAGCCGTTGGCCTCGGCCCAGTCGAGCCCGCGTCCCAGGAGCTTTCCGCCGATCCCGGACCGCCGGTACTCGGGAACGACCCCGACGGTCTGCTTGGCCGTCTCGCGCACCCGCGACACCTGGGGCAAGTCGAGGTGAGTCCACCCGACGATGGCGTCGTCGGCCACGGCGACGAAGAACACTCGCGACTCGACGGAGTTGTGCCGCGTCACCGTCTCCTCGTACAGCAACTGCTCGGCGATGCTCTCGGCGACGACGTACGTCTCCTCGTCGGTGACTTGCCGGATCGCCGCCACGAGCCCCTCGAAGTCGTCCTGATCGGCCGGTCGGATGGTGAACGACGTGTCGGCGCTCTCGTACTCCTCGACCGCGCCGACGTCCAGCGCGATCCGGAGGGTCCCCCCGTCGTCGTCGAGGTAGCCGCGCGACTCCAGGCGGTCGAGCTCCCGCTCGAACTCCTCGGCCGGTGCCGAGACGGTCTGCTGGACGACGAGACGGTTCGCAGTTCCGTGCCGCTCGACGTACTCGTATATCCGCTTGCTCACCTCGGACTCGAACGTGGGCCGCTCTGCGACCTCCATATCGGCCTATCGACCGCTCGGGATTTAGCGTTTGGCACGCGGTAGCATCCAACGTGATTACGCGCGTTCGCCTACTCCCAGGGCTTCACGAGCACCTTCACCGCCTCGCGCTCGTCCATCATCCGGTACCCCTCGGGAACGCCGTCAAGCCCCACGGTCTCCGTGAAGATCGGCGAGGGGTCGAGGGTCCCCTGCAACACGTCGTCCATCAGTTCCTCGGCGTACGCCCGGACGGGCGCGACGCCGCCGCGCAGCGCGACGTTGTCGCCGAAGAACGGGAACAGGTCGAGGCCGCCCTCCATGCCGTGCGGGACGCCGACGTAGCCGACGGTGCCGCCGGGGCGGGCGACCTCGACGGCCGTCTCCATCGCCGAGGTCGCGCCGACGCACTCGAGCACGTGGTTCGCGCCGCCGTCGGTGACGTCGAGCACCTCCTCGACGGCCGCCTCGCCGCGTTCGGCGACCGTGTGGGTCGCGCCGAACTCCTCGGCGATCGCGAGGCGGTCCTCGTGGTGGCCGACGGCGACGATCCGCTCGGCACCGAGCCGGCGGGCGGCGGCGACGCCGCACAGGCCGACCGCGCCGTCGCCCACGACGACCGCGTCCTCGCCGGCTTCCACCCCCGCCGAGCGGGCGGCGTGGTGACCCGTCCCCATCACGTCGGTCAGTGGAAGCAGCGATTCGAGCACGTCCTCGTCGTCGGCGTACCGGTCGGGCACCCGGACGAGCGTGCCGTCGGCGTGTGTCGAGCGGACGAACTCGCCCTGGCCGCCGCCGTTGTCGCCGCCCCACGAGTCGCCGTTCACACAGGAGGTGTGCAGTCCCTTTCGACAGAACTCACAGGAGCCGCAGGAGATGGCGAACGGGGCGAGCACGCGGTCGCCCGGTTCGACCGAGCGCACGTCCTCGCCGACCGCCTCGACGACCCCCATCGGCTCGTGGCCGACGCCCGTGCCGGCGTCGCGGTCGCTCTCGCCGCGGTAGAACCACAGGTCCGAGCCGCAGATGGCGGTGTGGGTGACGCGGACGACGGCGTCGGTCGGCTCCTCGATCTCGGGCTTATCGACCTCCTCGACCCGGATGTCGCCGGGACCGTGGAAGACTGCTGCGCGCATGGTCGACACCCACGGGCGGGGACGGCTTCAACCCCAGCGTGTCGGCGACGCGTCCGCGACCGCACCGGCGACGGGCGCGGTCAGGCCGGGATCGCCCGCGACGCGGGACGAACGGTCACCGTCGCGCCGCAGTCGGGGCACCGCAGCGCCTCGCCGCCGGGTCGCGTCTCGACGATCCAGTCGCCGCCGGTGGTCGCGGCGTGGTCGCACTCGGGACAAAACAGCGTGCGCTTCGGGGGCGGCCGTCGCGTCGGTGTGGAGGAGTCGTTCATACACGCGATACGCGCCGACGACGGATAACCCCGTCCCCGATATTTCGGCTCGAGAGAGACTCACACGCTCGATCGTGTTACAATCGGCCGCTCGGCGAGAACACGCCCTCGGGGTCCCACTCGCGTTTCGCCCCGCGGAGCCAGCCGTAGTTGTCGCCGTACACGTCGCGGGCGGCCGACTCGCCGCGCTCGGTCCCCGAGAAGTTCGGGAGCTCGCCCGCGACGGTGCCGACCTCGCGGACGCGCGCCGCGGACTCCCGCGCCCACGACACGTGCGGGTCGTCGGCGGCGGGGTCCGACCAGCACGCCTCGAAGTTGCAGACGACCTCCGCGTCGCGCTCGGGCACGGCAGTCCCGTCGGGGTCGTGCTCCGCGATCGCCGCGCCCATCGGCCAGACGACGACCGTGCTGTCCGGTCCCGGACCCGGGTCGCCCGGGAGCGCCGCCATGCGGTCGGCGACGAGGTCGACGAGGTCGTCGGTGAACGACTCGACCGCGACCGACTTCCAGTAGTAGCGGTCGCCGGCGGCCGAGTCCCCTCCGAGGTACGCCTGTAGCTCCCTGTAGGGTACTCGCTCGGCGCGCTCGAACAGGGGATCGGCCGCGTCGCCGGCGCGGCCCGCCTCGCGCGCGAGGTCACGGAACGGCGCGAGGGCCCGCTCGCCCTCGGCGGGCGGGCCGGCGTGCGCGCCGAGGACACACACCGCGAGGTCGCCGACGCGGTCGTCCGGGAATCCCGGCTCGTCGGGGATCCGGGCGACGTACGGCGAGACGTTCGTCTCGCGGCGGGCACCCCGGTGGAGCCGACGGTACGCCCGGAGGAGTCCCGCGATACCGTCGGCGTCGTCGACCGCGAACCACGCGTCGCACATCGCCAGTTCCTCGGGAATCGACACGAGGTCGAACTCGAGTTCGACGGCGACGCCGAAGTCGCCGCCAGCGCCCCGGACCGCCCGGAACAGGTCGGGGGTCGACGACGGGCTTGCGGCGACGCGCTCCCCGTCGGCCGTCACCAGGTCGACCCGGCGGAGCCGGTCGCACGCGAGCCCGTGGGCCCGCGAGAGGTAGCCGGTTCCGCCGCCGAGCGTCAGGCCGGCCACGCCGACCTCGGGGGCGACCCCTTGGGGCGTCGCGAGGCCGTGGTCGGCCGTTGCGGCGTCGAGTTCGCCGATCGTGACGCCGGGTTCGACCACCGCCACCCCCTCCTCGGAGTCGACCTCGACCCGGTCCATCGTCCCCACGTCGCACACGAGCACGCCGTCGCCCGTCGAGGTGCCGACCGAGGAGTGGCCGCCCGACCGCGTCGCGATCCCCAGTCCCGTCTCGCGAGCGACTTCGACGACGCACGCGACGCCCTCGGGCGTCGTGGGATACGCGACGGCCGCCGGAAACGCCGAGACGAGGCCGTTCCACACCCGCCGGGCGTCGTCGTAGCGGTCGTCGGCGGGAGCCACCACGTCGCCGGGGAACAGCGTCCGCCAGTCGCCGACGGCGTCGCGGGCGACGGGTCGCCCCCCGCCCGTCAGGTCGGTCGCCAGCGACGCGAGCGCGTCGCCGTGTTCGGCCGCGAGGGACGCGGCGTCTCCGCGGTCGAACCCACCGTCCGCGGTCGCGCCCGCGGCAGCGTTTGATTCACTAGTCATACCACCCGGTCACCGCTCGGGGGACGAAAACCCGTCGGGCGGTGGCGGGAGCGGTCGCGACCGATCGCGAGCCGGAACCGGTCCCGAGCGACGGCCGCGGGTCGCCGCGATGGCGCAACGGCTATCCGCCGGCCGGCCCGACTGGCCCGCATGGAGCGACGGCGGGCGCTTGCGTACGCGCGGGTCGGGGTCGCGTACCCCGTCGCCACGGTGGTCGCGGCCGCGGGCCTCGCGCGGCTGCTCGGGTGGGATCCCGGCCTGGCGGTGCTGGCGCTCTCGATGGGGTCGGCGGCGACGCTGGCGGGGCTGCTCCTCTCGGAGACGGGCGGGATGCGTCCCCCGGAGGCCGACCGCGGGCGCGAGCAACAGCGCGGGGTCCTCGGGCTCGGCGGCGGCGGGGGCGGCGGCTCGAACGGCGACGTGCCGAACGTGGCCCGGAGCCGCCAGGCGCGACTGCGCGCGTTC
This window encodes:
- a CDS encoding precorrin-8X methylmutase; protein product: MDIAETSMDRVHELVPQETLADRLRAKAVHATGDPEFQHLVRFAGDDEDEPVRAGARAVLDERPIVTDITMVKAGITGRGHDCEVRKAIGNGAELAAETGMTRTAAAVLELDREGVYDGAIAVVGNAPTAALALSDCIEDGTRPAVVVATPVGFVKAADSRKRVRKVCAEHGVPAVTNVGRRGGSGLAAGLTNELVHVASDARDGEVSLEASGLASDEDAEPRDGEGDL
- a CDS encoding cobalt-precorrin-7 (C(5))-methyltransferase, whose product is MTGRDDGDPEPGLDLPDRPGVAASAEPEPHAGDEPVVHAIGIGPGNPELLTRRGGRLLREADVVVGFETVVDYVADETDADLLTCGYRDEREALARFARRVAAGDRGVAVLMGDPNHSGYQFLGKVEAAVDAPVRVVPGISSVQVAASRARTPLEDSTFVTLHVRGDVTADLDRLVGDAGDRHLIVIPRPYDWMPEDVAGRLVDAGADPALDALVMERLTHSDEAITRTDLGSLAEDAGGDAPEDSPFSDLSVLVVRRNSDRV
- a CDS encoding GNAT family N-acetyltransferase produces the protein MEVAERPTFESEVSKRIYEYVERHGTANRLVVQQTVSAPAEEFERELDRLESRGYLDDDGGTLRIALDVGAVEEYESADTSFTIRPADQDDFEGLVAAIRQVTDEETYVVAESIAEQLLYEETVTRHNSVESRVFFVAVADDAIVGWTHLDLPQVSRVRETAKQTVGVVPEYRRSGIGGKLLGRGLDWAEANGFRKVYNSVPVTNAAALEFLGDHGWETEAIRRDHYTIGDEYVDEAMMAYTF
- a CDS encoding zinc-dependent alcohol dehydrogenase family protein, with product MRAAVFHGPGDIRVEEVDKPEIEEPTDAVVRVTHTAICGSDLWFYRGESDRDAGTGVGHEPMGVVEAVGEDVRSVEPGDRVLAPFAISCGSCEFCRKGLHTSCVNGDSWGGDNGGGQGEFVRSTHADGTLVRVPDRYADDEDVLESLLPLTDVMGTGHHAARSAGVEAGEDAVVVGDGAVGLCGVAAARRLGAERIVAVGHHEDRLAIAEEFGATHTVAERGEAAVEEVLDVTDGGANHVLECVGATSAMETAVEVARPGGTVGYVGVPHGMEGGLDLFPFFGDNVALRGGVAPVRAYAEELMDDVLQGTLDPSPIFTETVGLDGVPEGYRMMDEREAVKVLVKPWE
- a CDS encoding FAD-binding oxidoreductase, which produces MTSESNAAAGATADGGFDRGDAASLAAEHGDALASLATDLTGGGRPVARDAVGDWRTLFPGDVVAPADDRYDDARRVWNGLVSAFPAAVAYPTTPEGVACVVEVARETGLGIATRSGGHSSVGTSTGDGVLVCDVGTMDRVEVDSEEGVAVVEPGVTIGELDAATADHGLATPQGVAPEVGVAGLTLGGGTGYLSRAHGLACDRLRRVDLVTADGERVAASPSSTPDLFRAVRGAGGDFGVAVELEFDLVSIPEELAMCDAWFAVDDADGIAGLLRAYRRLHRGARRETNVSPYVARIPDEPGFPDDRVGDLAVCVLGAHAGPPAEGERALAPFRDLAREAGRAGDAADPLFERAERVPYRELQAYLGGDSAAGDRYYWKSVAVESFTDDLVDLVADRMAALPGDPGPGPDSTVVVWPMGAAIAEHDPDGTAVPERDAEVVCNFEACWSDPAADDPHVSWARESAARVREVGTVAGELPNFSGTERGESAARDVYGDNYGWLRGAKREWDPEGVFSPSGRL